The DNA segment GAAATCCCCAGGTGCACCGGCAACGACAGCGCCAACCCGGCCGCCGCCGACCCCATCAACCCACCGAGGACGGCACCGACACTCCACAACCCGTGCAACGAGTTGAGGATCGACCGGCCATACAGCCGCTGAACTCGCAGCCCATGAGCGTTCTGCGCCACGTCGATGATCGCATCCAGGGCGCCGGCCACGAAGAACACCGCGCCGAGCGCCCAGACGCCGGGGGCGAACGCGAGCAGGAAGACGAGGGCGGCGAGCAGCACGATGCCGATCGACGCCACCCGCGCCGAGCGGAACCGCCGGATCACCGTAGCGGCGAACAGCCCGGCGATGAGGGCGCCGAGCGGCATCGCGGCGATGGCCGACCCGAGGGCCGCGTTGGTGAGGCCGAGTTCCGCTTTGAGCTGCGGAAACCGGGGGACGACGTTGGCATACAATGCGCCGTTGGTGAGGAACACCAGAGCGACGGCCATGCGGGCCAGGCGCGCCTCTCGGGCAGGCGCGATGCGGGTGGCGGTGGACATGCGTACGATCGTACATACGCTATGTACGTCTGTACACAACGCAACTTCCTCATCGGGACGCCCGCCCGGCCGATAACGCATGAGTGGAGAGGTCACACAAGGCCGCGGAGCGGCGTCGCGAGATCATCGCGCCGGCGTTGCGTCAGGACCCGCTGCTGACCGCCGCCGGCTGGTGGACCATCCTCGCGGTGATCCTCTTCTTCACGCTGTCCGGGCACACCGAGGCGCAGGTGCGGATCTACTGGGCCTTCCAGGTGCCGCTCGACCTGCTCCTGGCGTATTCGTCGTGGCGGGTCTCCCGGGTCGCCACCGGCGCGACCCGGCGATTCTGGCGCGTCCTGACCGCGTGCGGCGTCCTGTTCGTCGTCGGCGACACCACTCAGACGCTGTCCGTGCTGCTCGGCAGCGTCAGCGGCCTGACCAACGGCGGCGCGGTGCAGAGCACGTGCTTCGCGGTCGGTCTCGGCATCCTGATCATCGCGATGCTGGCCCACCCGCACCCGTCCCGGTCCGGCCGGGAGCGGATCGCGTTCTGGCTGGACTCGGCGACGGTGCTGGTCGGCGGCGCGGTCGTGGCCTGGTGCTTCGCCGCCGACAGCGAAGGGTCGACCGGCGACCTGATCGCCACGCTGGCGGCCGGCGCGGTCATCCTCACGGCGGCCTTCGCCTCCACCAAGATGAGCCTCAGCGGCAACGCACCGATGCACAAGGCGGCGGTGCTGCCGATGCTCCTCTCGGCCGGTTTCAACAGCATCGGTTTCTTTCTGGCTCCCGGTAGTTCGGGCTCGCTTCCGGCGTACGTCTTCGCCCTGCGCTTCCTTCCGAGCCTGCTCATCGCCGCCGGTCCGCGCACCCAGGAGATCATCGCCCGCTTCGACCAGCACGCGTTCGGGGCCAAGCGCCGCAAGCCGTACAGCCTGCTCCCGTACGGCTCGATCGCGATCGTCTTCGGCGCGCTCGTCTTCATCGTCAGCTCCAGCCAGTCCTTCGAGCGCGGCGACGAGAGCAAGCTGTGGGGCGTCATCGCGGGCCTCGGCGTCATCATCGCGCTGGTCGCGGGACGGCAGCTGGTCGCCTTCCACGACAACACCAGGCTGATCAAAGAGCTCGACCACACCCTCGCCGAGCTGCGCGAACACGAGACCCGGCTGCGTCATCAGGCCAACACCGACGGCCTCACCGGACTCGCCAACCGCACCCATCTGCAGGAGGAGATGACGGCGGCCCTGGACCACCACGAGCCGGAGACCGTGTCGCTGCTGCTGATCGACCTCGACGGTTTCAAGGCGGTGAACGACACGCTCGGTCACCCGGCCGGCGACGCTCTCCTGGTGGGCGTCGCCGGGAAGCTCACCGAGTCGGTGCGCGCCGGCGATCTGGTGGCACGGCTCGGCGGTGACGAGTTCGCCGTCCTGCTGCACGACTGCGACGAGACCTCCGCCGAGCACACCGCACGCCGCATCCTGCAGGCGATGGAGACCCCGATCCCGGTCGGCGACGGCGCGATGGCGAAGGCCAACGCGAGCATCGGCGCGGCCACCGCCGGTGTGGACGCGGACATCGAGTCGCTCCTGCGCGATGCGGACATAGCGATGTATGCGGCGAAACGCGCCGGTAAGGGCTGCTGGCGCGTCTACCACCCGGGCCTCGCGGGGGTCCAGGCAGGCTGATCGCCGGACCTTCTTTTCCCGTACGGGGGAAGCACCGCCCTTCCGCGTCATGCGAAGGTGGGCTCGTGACTCTCGACGACCTGGTCCGGTTGCGCCGTGCCCGGGACCGGATGGACCGTGACTACGCGGAACCGCTCGACGTCCCGGCGCTGGCCCGGGACGCCTGCATGTCGGCCGGTCACTTCTCGCGCAGTTTCCGGGCCGCGTTCGGCGAGACGCCGTACAGCTATCTCATGACCCGCCGGATCGAGCGCGCCAAGGCCTTGCTGCGCCGCGGCGACCTGTCGGTGACCGAGGTCTGCTTCGCCGTCGGCTGTACGTCCCTCGGCTCGTTCAGCACCCGGTTCACCGAGCTGGTCGGGGAGAGCCCGAGCGCCTATCGGGCCCGCGACCACGAGGCCGGCGCCGCGATCCCGGCCTGCTACGCCAAGATTTACACGAGACCGGTCAGGAACGGAGAAGCCGGCCGCTCGCCGCGTCCGTAGCGTGGACCGCATGACAGTCCGGATTGCGACCACGTTCATCGCCGTCGACGACCACGACAAGGCGCTCGGCTTCTACCGGGACGCGCTGGGCCTGGAGGTCCGCAACGACGTCGGCTTCGAAGGGATGCGCTGGATCACCCTCGGCGCAGCCGACCAGCCCGACGTCGACATCGTCCTGGAACCGCCGCTCGCCGACCCCAGCGCCTCCCCGGCCGACCGCGAGGTGATGGCCGAACTGCTCGCCAAGGGCCTGCTCCGATCGGTCCTGTTCACCACCGCCGACGTCGACGCCACGTTCGAGAAGGTTCGGGCCGCCGGGGGTGAGGTGCTGCAGGAGCCGATCGATCAGCCGTACGGCGTCCGCGACTGCGCCTTCCGCGACCCGGCCGGCAACATGGTGCGGATCAACCAGAAGAAGTGAGATGGCGCCGTCGCCGGGTATCCGGTTTCCATGACCGACGAACCGCGGACTCCTTCCACCCCTGAGGTCGGCACCAGCGACGAGAACCCTGGGGTCGGCAACAGCGACGAGAACCGGCAGGACGACGAGAAGCGCCCGGAACCGGCCGAGGACGAGCCGGGCGTGCCCGAACCACAGATCGAACCGGCCGGCTGAGCTGGGCCTCCTTACACAGGAGGCCCACAGATCTCTCATGGGTCAGGGCCAAGAGCAGGGCCGATCGTATTCCTCATGACCGACATCGCGATCCGCATCCCGCAGACCCAGCCCTTCTCCTTCCCGGCCGGATGGCGCCTCCGCGGCGCTGCCGTGGCGGCGGCCGTCGTCCTCGGCACCGCAGGCAGCACGGCGGCCGTCCGCTACGCCGACCACGGCGTGGCGGTCTCCCCTCTCGCCGCCTCCGCCGCTCCTGCGGTCTCCCCGGCCGCCGCTGTTTCGCCGGCTGCCGCTGTTTCGCCGGCCGCCGCTGTTTCGCCGGCCGCCGCTGTTTCGCCGGCCGCCGCTGTTTCGCCGGCTATCGCTGTTTCGGCGACCAGCATCGCGCCGGTTTCGGCGGGTTCGTTCCGCGTCATCGCGTGAACCGGGGAATCCGGACTCAGCTCTCCAGCGGTGGCCGGGTGTGCCACACCGAGTCGCCGGCGATCTCGAAGCCGGCCGACTCGTACAGCGGCCGCCCGGCCTCCGTGGCGATCAGCGTGAAGTGCCGCTCCGGCGCCGTGGCCAGAGCCGTGGTCAGCACCGCCCGGCCGGCGCCCCGCGACCGTTGTCCCGGGAGCGTCGCCAGCCAGTAGACGCCGACAGCCGTACCGTCGTCGAACGTGTACGCGGCCGCCGCCGGCTCACCGTCGTACCACCCGATCCACACCTTCCACCCCGGCCGCTTCAGCACCTCGGCGGGGAGCGCCCGGCCCGGCTCCCACGGCTGATAGGCGGGCAGCGGAAACCCGTCCACGATCACGCGCTCCGCCACCGCCAGCGTCTCCGGATCCTGAACCTGCTCCACCCGCACCGCAGGAGTGGCAGCGTCCGCACCCCCGGGCCGCCGCGCCGCAGAAGAGGCAGCGTCCGCACCCCCGAGCCGCCGCACCATGATCGGCATCCCCGGCTCCGCGCCGCCGAACCCTTCCAGCACCCCGAAGGCGTCCTCCACGACGAGCCTCCGCCGAGGCGCCAGCCCCATGACCTCGGCCGCGTCCGCCGTGTCGTCGAGAATCACGACGCGGGCGCCGGTGTCATGCTCGGCCAGCAGGTACCCCCGCCCGCGCACCGGCTCCGCCACTTTGGAAGCCCACATCCCCGCCGCGTTCTCCAGGTGCATTCCGATCATGGCCGCATGATAGGCGCCCGCCGGCTCCCCCGAGCCGTGCAGCCGCCGCCGTCGCGACCTCCCGGAGCGCACGCACAGCCGGTCAACCCCCGGAAGGCTGTGACCGGCCGCTGCTCGACGAGGCGACCAACCACGAACGACCACCAACGACCACCAACGACCACCAACCGGCCACCGACCGACCACCGACCACCGACCACCGACCACCGACCACCGACCACCGACCACCGACCACCGACCACCGACCAGATCTTGAGTGACATCTGATGCTCTGAGGTGCAGTTTCGCCCAAGATCTGAGAACAGCGCGGGCTTTCAACGCCGCACGTCAGAAGTTCCGGCCTTCCCGTGCTGCTCAGGTGCGTGACGTCGGCACACACCGTGTGACCTGGCTTCTGCTGCCACGGAACAGCCCTCCGGACACCGGCGCGACCGGTGTTCCCGCATCGTTGCCACAGCCGCTGCCCGGTGCGTGAGGGGACGCCGGGGCCGGCGGCGGCGGGCGCCGGGGGGAGGGGCCGTCAGGTGGCGATGGAGACGGGGCGGTTTCGGTTGTGTGATGGGCGGGCGTCAATCCCGTACAAAAAGGTATTGTTCTTTTTTGTTCGGACATGAGAAATTCACGTACGTCGACATCTCGTGACGTTCGGCTCCCGTAGATCTATGTGTGTCCACCTCGGACATCGAATCGATGGGAGCCCCTATGCGCCTGTCCCTCCGTCCCCTCATCCCCGCAGCTCTCGCAGGTGTTCTGGTCAGCCTGTTCCTCGGCGCCCCGGCCGAGGCGACGCCGCCCGGCATTCCGAGCAAGGCGACCGCGCAGACCTATCTGAACTCGCTGACGGTTGCCGCCGAGGCCAATGCCGGCACTTATGACAGGGACCTCTTCCCGCACTGGATCACGATCAGCGGCACCTGCAACACGCGGGAGACGGTTCTCAAGCGCGACGGTTCCAGCGTGGTCACGAGTTCGGCCTGTGCGGCCACGTCGGGTTCGTGGTACTCGCCCTACGACGGCGCCACCTGGACCGCGGCCTCCGACCTCGACATCGATCACGTGGTGCCGCTCGCCGAGGCCTGGCGTTCCGGCGCGAGCGCGTGGACGACCAGCAAGCGGCAGAGTTTCGCCAACGACCTGACCCGTCCGCAGCTCATCGCCGTGACCGACAACGTCAACCAGTCGAAGGGCGATCAGGACCCGTCGACGTGGCAGCCGTCGGTGACGTCGTACAAGTGCACGTACGCCCGGATGTGGATCGCGGTCAAATACTACTGGGCCCTCAAACTGCAGTCCGCGGAGAAGACGGCGCTGCAGACGGCGCTGAACACCTGTAGTTGATCACTTCCCGGGGCGGCGGCGCCGCCCCGGGAAAACTACGGTGGAGGCATGGCCTTCATTGCTCAGATCTCGCTGGGAGTCGCTGTTGCGGAGCGAGCGGCGGTGTTCTGGGAGGCCGCGCTGGGATACGTACGGCGGGCGCCTCGCTGGGACGACGACGACTGGATCGTCATCGAGCCGCCGCCGGGGGTGGCGGGGGCGCCGATCGCGATGGACGTCAGCGAGAGCCGGGTGGAGGACTACCCGCGCATCCACCTCGACCTGTACGCCGGGGAGGCCGGATTGGAGGCCGAGGTGGATCGGCTGGTCGCGCTGGGGGCCGGCCGGGTCGACTGGCCGCATCGGGCCGGGCCGGGTGAACCCGAGTTCGTGGTGCTCACCGACACCGAGGGCAACCGGTTCTGTGTGGCAGCGGGCCTATAACGGGATCGTGTCGACCAGTGACCAGGTGATGGTCTTCGCCTCCGGGTCGCCGGCCACGTCGACCAGCTGCACCGCCGTGACGGTCATCGGCGCGTGGCTCGGGCGGACCCGGCTCAGGTCGCGCTGGACGTCGGCGTTGTCGGCCTCGCCGTGGGCGTAGGCGACGGCCATGTGCGGGATGCCGGCGTGGTATTTCAGGGCCGCGGGGCCGCGCACCCGGCCGACGGATTCGTTCACCGCCGCTCCCAGCCGGACGATGTCGTCGTCGGGGTGGACGTCGAACGTCACGCCCGAGTGCCGTGCCAGGCAGCTGCCGATCGTCAGCTCGAATCCGCCGAAGCCCGCCAGATCCGCGCGGAGGGCGGCGGCCAGCTCGGCGCGGTCGGCCGCCGAGTAGCGCCCGCCGAACTGGTCGGTGATCTGCATGAGGGTGATGTGCAGCCAGGGATCCCCGACGGGCGTCAGCGGGTACGGCGCCAGCGCCTCACGGCAGCCCTGCGTCAGTTTCGCCAGTTCGGGGTTCTCGGCCAGGTCGGGGACGGCGTAGACGTGCAGGAGCGTCTCGCCCGCGGGCCACTCGCCGGTTCCGTGCCGCAGCTCGAAGGGTTTCACGGCGGCAACTCTAGAAGATTGCCGCCGTGCGCAGGGGACGGTGTCAGTTCACGCTGCGGTCGACCGGCTCGTCCGGGTCGGCGCTCGCACCCGAGCCGCCGGTGGACTCCTCCGGGATGCTGGCCTTCAGGGCGTCGACGTCCTGGCAGACCGTGCGGAACTTGAGGATCTCGGAGCTGACCTGGGCGGTGAGGGTCTGCTCGTCCGGGTTGCCGGCGGCGGCCTCGGCCTTGCGGACGCTCAGCTCGAGAACGTTGGCCTGGGTGGCGACCAGCGTGCTCTTCGCCTGCTTGCCGGCGCTGATGATCTGGTTGGCGGACTCCAGATCCAGGTCGTGGCCGGCCGTGCCACGGACCGCGTTCTCCGCCAGCGTGCAGGCGGTCGCGGTGCTCTCGTCCAGGCCGGACAGGTCCGCCGCGGAAGCCGCGGTGGCGGCGCCCGGTGCGGCCGTGTTGTCGTCGTTGCTGCCGCAGCCGCTCAGGGCCAGAGTAAGCAGCACGCTTGTGGCGATCACTGCGGTGGTTGCTCGCATGGCGGGCAACGCTACCGATCCGGTCAACACGGGCGTGCCGGGGCAAGCCGGTTTGTGACCTAGGTCTTCCGTCAGCGCACTTCGAACTCCAGCAGCGAGTAGCCGTAGGAGCTGTTCCGCTTGGTGCCGTACATCCGGACATACCGTGCCACCTGGCCTGATGCGCTGACCGTGACGCTGCCGCCCTTGCCCGCCTCGGTGGCGTAGATCGGCGTCCACTTCCGGCCGTCGAGCGAGGAGTCGACGCGGTAGGCGACCCCGTACGCCGCCTCCCAGTCGAGCGTCACCTCGGACAGCTGCCACCGCTCCCCCAGGTCGACTCTGATCCACTGCGGGTCGGAGAAACCGCTCGACCAGCGCGTGGCCGGGTCGCCGTCGACGGCGTACTTCGCGAGCCACGGATCGCCCTCGGCCGCCGACGCGGTGACCGCGCCGCCGAGGGCCAGGTTGACGCCGCGGGGGTTCGCCCTGCCGGCGGGCGCGGGAGACGCGGACGGGGATGCGCTCGGGCTCCTGCGCGGCGCTGTCGGCGATGCCACGGGCTCGGGTGACGACACCGGGATCGGCGGGACGCTTGCGGTCACGGGCGCGCTCGGCGATGACGTGACGCCGACCGGGCCGGCCTGCCGCGTGGGCGCGGGCCGGGTGCTTTCTCCCGCCCATCCTTCGTTGTACGCGTAACCCGCACCGCCGCCGGCCGCCAGCAGGGCTACCACTACGCCGGCGACGGTGCGGACCCGCCGCCGCGAATCGCGCCCGGCCACCGTCACCGCATCCGGCGCGGGCTGCTCCACCGGTGCCTGCACCAGCGGAAACGCTCCCGGGGCCGCGCCGGTTCGGGCAGGCGGCCGTGGTGGCATCCGGGTCAGGCGCAGGTTCCCCGCCCGCGACGGCCGCTCCCCCGCCGGCGAAGAAGTCCCCGGCGCCGGCGACGAAGCACCCGGAGGCGGCGACGAAGCCCCCGGTCCGCCGCCGGATCGGTCGGGCACCTGCCCCTGGCGGTCGAAGCCATCCAACGAAACCGTCCCCCGTGTCGCTTGCCGGCACGCGATCTGCGCGCCGCAGCGCCGTATCTTGGCGCATGACCCTGTCCGTGGAAGCACATCGGACGGCGACTCCGGGAGCGATCCCACCCCGGGCTGCGGGAACGCTCCCGAAGTGATGCCGATCACCCTTGCGTGTCGTCACGAGAAGGATTCCTGCATGAATACGGAACGAACGGAGCCCGGCACGCAACGGCAACTCGCGGCCATCGCCGAGGTCGCCGCGCTCGGCATTCCGGTGTGGCTGCGCGGCGGGTGGGCGATGGACTTCTTCCTCGGGTACGTGAGCCGGCCGCACCGGGACGTCGACTGGTTCGCCTGGGCCGCCGACGCCGACCGGATCGCCGCCGCGCTCACCGACGCCTCGGTCCCGCCGGTTCTGGCGGAGGAGCTGGTCGCGCTCCGGAAGTGCTCGGCGCCGGAAGTAGGTGGCCTAGAAGTCGTCTGAGGAGAACGCGAAGAACAGGATGAAGACGATCTGGAAGATCAGCCCGAGTGCGCCCAGACCGATCCCGGCGACCGCCATCCCCCGATTCACCGGGGACCGCAGCCCGATCACCCCGCTGATGATCGCCCCGATGGACAGGAAGGGGCCGACCGGGACACAGAACGTCGCCGGCAGCGAGAGCACGCCGAGGACCAGGGCGACCAGGGGCGCGCCGCCGTTCGGGGAGGGCGGCGGCGGTGGCGCGGTCCTGCCGTAGACCACGGGGTGGGTGCCGGTGTGCGCCGGGAGATCCCAGACCACGCGGGACAGCTCGCCCCAAGTGCGGCACGCGTAGGCCTGCCGGGTCCGCTCGCTGAACTCCTCGATGGACAGCCGGCCCTCGGCGGTCGCCTGGTTCAGGCGGGCCACGATCGTCTCGCGGTCGGCGTCGGACACCCGCATGTGTGGCTCGCGGTACATGTCCGGAGACTATCCGGGCACGTCAAGCAAGCGCAGCGTCCGGTCATCCGGTCCGTCGTAGAAAACGTCCAGCACTCGGGTGAAGATCGCCGGATCGTCAGCCGCACGGGCGAACAGCGTCATCGAGGACCGCAGCTTCAGGTCGTCGGGGTAGCCGAAGATCTGCGTCGCCGACCTGTCCGGGTGCGCGAGGACCGCTGTGG comes from the Actinoplanes sp. OR16 genome and includes:
- a CDS encoding VOC family protein, encoding MTVRIATTFIAVDDHDKALGFYRDALGLEVRNDVGFEGMRWITLGAADQPDVDIVLEPPLADPSASPADREVMAELLAKGLLRSVLFTTADVDATFEKVRAAGGEVLQEPIDQPYGVRDCAFRDPAGNMVRINQKK
- a CDS encoding helix-turn-helix transcriptional regulator; this translates as MDRDYAEPLDVPALARDACMSAGHFSRSFRAAFGETPYSYLMTRRIERAKALLRRGDLSVTEVCFAVGCTSLGSFSTRFTELVGESPSAYRARDHEAGAAIPACYAKIYTRPVRNGEAGRSPRP
- a CDS encoding DUF1707 and DUF4190 domain-containing protein; this encodes MYREPHMRVSDADRETIVARLNQATAEGRLSIEEFSERTRQAYACRTWGELSRVVWDLPAHTGTHPVVYGRTAPPPPPSPNGGAPLVALVLGVLSLPATFCVPVGPFLSIGAIISGVIGLRSPVNRGMAVAGIGLGALGLIFQIVFILFFAFSSDDF
- a CDS encoding nucleotidyltransferase domain-containing protein; translated protein: MNTERTEPGTQRQLAAIAEVAALGIPVWLRGGWAMDFFLGYVSRPHRDVDWFAWAADADRIAAALTDASVPPVLAEELVALRKCSAPEVGGLEVV
- a CDS encoding GNAT family N-acetyltransferase, producing the protein MIGMHLENAAGMWASKVAEPVRGRGYLLAEHDTGARVVILDDTADAAEVMGLAPRRRLVVEDAFGVLEGFGGAEPGMPIMVRRLGGADAASSAARRPGGADAATPAVRVEQVQDPETLAVAERVIVDGFPLPAYQPWEPGRALPAEVLKRPGWKVWIGWYDGEPAAAAYTFDDGTAVGVYWLATLPGQRSRGAGRAVLTTALATAPERHFTLIATEAGRPLYESAGFEIAGDSVWHTRPPLES
- a CDS encoding GGDEF domain-containing protein, which produces MERSHKAAERRREIIAPALRQDPLLTAAGWWTILAVILFFTLSGHTEAQVRIYWAFQVPLDLLLAYSSWRVSRVATGATRRFWRVLTACGVLFVVGDTTQTLSVLLGSVSGLTNGGAVQSTCFAVGLGILIIAMLAHPHPSRSGRERIAFWLDSATVLVGGAVVAWCFAADSEGSTGDLIATLAAGAVILTAAFASTKMSLSGNAPMHKAAVLPMLLSAGFNSIGFFLAPGSSGSLPAYVFALRFLPSLLIAAGPRTQEIIARFDQHAFGAKRRKPYSLLPYGSIAIVFGALVFIVSSSQSFERGDESKLWGVIAGLGVIIALVAGRQLVAFHDNTRLIKELDHTLAELREHETRLRHQANTDGLTGLANRTHLQEEMTAALDHHEPETVSLLLIDLDGFKAVNDTLGHPAGDALLVGVAGKLTESVRAGDLVARLGGDEFAVLLHDCDETSAEHTARRILQAMETPIPVGDGAMAKANASIGAATAGVDADIESLLRDADIAMYAAKRAGKGCWRVYHPGLAGVQAG
- a CDS encoding 2'-5' RNA ligase family protein, producing the protein MKPFELRHGTGEWPAGETLLHVYAVPDLAENPELAKLTQGCREALAPYPLTPVGDPWLHITLMQITDQFGGRYSAADRAELAAALRADLAGFGGFELTIGSCLARHSGVTFDVHPDDDIVRLGAAVNESVGRVRGPAALKYHAGIPHMAVAYAHGEADNADVQRDLSRVRPSHAPMTVTAVQLVDVAGDPEAKTITWSLVDTIPL
- a CDS encoding discoidin domain-containing protein, which produces MQAPVEQPAPDAVTVAGRDSRRRVRTVAGVVVALLAAGGGAGYAYNEGWAGESTRPAPTRQAGPVGVTSSPSAPVTASVPPIPVSSPEPVASPTAPRRSPSASPSASPAPAGRANPRGVNLALGGAVTASAAEGDPWLAKYAVDGDPATRWSSGFSDPQWIRVDLGERWQLSEVTLDWEAAYGVAYRVDSSLDGRKWTPIYATEAGKGGSVTVSASGQVARYVRMYGTKRNSSYGYSLLEFEVR
- a CDS encoding VOC family protein — translated: MAFIAQISLGVAVAERAAVFWEAALGYVRRAPRWDDDDWIVIEPPPGVAGAPIAMDVSESRVEDYPRIHLDLYAGEAGLEAEVDRLVALGAGRVDWPHRAGPGEPEFVVLTDTEGNRFCVAAGL
- a CDS encoding HNH endonuclease family protein, giving the protein MGAPMRLSLRPLIPAALAGVLVSLFLGAPAEATPPGIPSKATAQTYLNSLTVAAEANAGTYDRDLFPHWITISGTCNTRETVLKRDGSSVVTSSACAATSGSWYSPYDGATWTAASDLDIDHVVPLAEAWRSGASAWTTSKRQSFANDLTRPQLIAVTDNVNQSKGDQDPSTWQPSVTSYKCTYARMWIAVKYYWALKLQSAEKTALQTALNTCS